One region of Dysidea avara chromosome 1, odDysAvar1.4, whole genome shotgun sequence genomic DNA includes:
- the LOC136259284 gene encoding uncharacterized protein, with the protein MHRILLTITSQRSPRATPAKTRINLRVRCEDTGGYNRRGGDRSREVRTSRDHTSPPSAVLPQVTRLPKLELPQFNGDPLVWQTFWDCFEAAVHSNTSLTCVQKLSYLRAQLHGDAARVIAGFQLTNDNYGHSVTLLKDRFGQVYKQVEAHMQAFVDLPNPSNSLSSLRQFYDTTEGHIRSLATLGEPEDSYGSLLVTILLGKLPAKTKQNLVRAHGNKKWTITELQAAVLNEIHILEMGSSTESRTSLIPPTASFLTSAKKSITAGKSKPRCPFCAGCHFPSMCESVQDPRQRCEIVRQNKHCFNCLGHHKVSQCNSRHRCHTCQRKHHTSLCTNGQHSDNTSETSVRSTNTGQPANPVHGQPAIPTTFNSTDTASLSVTVPMPQNTVCSLKTVITTVRNGTNSTKANVLFDEGSQRSLIAEELANTLAVQSYHKEDITVSSFGAQCQLNRQVNVAVINLITMTGQSIPLTVLVVPRIATPLQNTVTFNVAHLPHLHNLLLAHPLSADKEFDVSFLVGGDHYWDIVGDAIVRGDGPTAVESKVGYLLSGPTPTTTGQFLISTNSVMMLALTQCEFNLERFWDLESVGVTPVDNLSDNVLDQYTSSCVTRDLDGAYMARFPWKPDHPDIPSNFTIAKQRTHQLVKRLSKTPDLLKIYHQIISEQEARGFIEHVDDQSGPQPGVHYIPHHGVEKDSTTTPLRIVFDCSCRQSSHSPCLNDCLLIGSPCDNDLYAVLVRFRSHCFGISTDIEKAFLHIRLHPDDRNYTRFFWLSNPTDPSSEFCVYRFKVVPFGVTSSPFMLNAVLRYHLEQYKSMVSHDMLSNLYVDNIITGCDSEQVSLDYYRQARAIMGDARLNLRSWSSNSTELTAAAVKDNTAENALSVNVLGLRWTPESDKLYLAAKPSILTYNHLITKREVLQNLSKMFDPLGFVAPVVVRTKMLMQKLWQCKITWDERLDEDLQAQWRDIANDLKSTARFSVSRCYFDACMTHPVVHCFADASQHAYGAVVFLTEGNLVSFVTAKTRVAPLKALTIPRLELMAALVATRLTCFVMKAVPDLNLSVFMWSDSQIVLHWLKSQKPLPTFIRNRITEMNTLLPQATWNYCPTADNPADLLSRGTTTESLLSSSLW; encoded by the exons atgcacaggATCTTACTGACGATAACGTCGCAACGATCTCCACGAGCAACTCCAGCGAAAACAAGAATTAATCTCAGGGTTAGATGCGAAGATACTGGAGGCTACAACAGACGAGGAGGAGATCGAAGCAGAG AAGTCCGCACGTCACGTGATCACACATCACCTCCATCTGCTGTTCTACCACAAGTAACTCGCCTCCCCAAACTAGAATTACCACAGTTCAATGGTGACCCCCTAGTCTGGCAGACTTTTTGGGACTGTTTTGAGGCAGCAGTCCACAGTAACACTTCATTGACATGCGTGCAAAAGCTCAGTTATCTTCGAGCACAGCTCCATGGTGATGCCGCCCGAGTTATTGCTGGTTTCCAGTTAACTAATGACAACTATGGACATTCCGTCACTCTGCTGAAGGACAGATTTGGACAGGTGTACAAACAAGTTGAAGCACACATGCAAGCCTTTGTTGATTTGCCCAACCCGAGTAACTCTCTCTCCAGTTTGCGACAATTCTATGACACCACTGAAGGGCATATTCGCAGCTTAGCAACACTAGGTGAACCGGAGGATTCTTATGGCAGTCTACTTGTAACGATCCTTCTTGGAAAGCTTCCAGCCAAGACCAAGCAGAACTTAGTCAGAGCTCATGGCAACAAGAAATGGACCATCACAGAATTGCAAGCTGCTGTTCTCAACGAAATTCATATTCTGGAAATGGGATCATCAACAGAATCACGTACCTCCCTGATCCCACCGACTGCTTCATTTCTTACCAGTGCTAAGAAATCTATAACAGCAGGCAAGAGCAAACCACGATGTCCATTTTGTGCAGGTTGTCACTTTCCCTCCATGTGTGAATCAGTTCAGGACCCACGACAGCGGTGTGAGATTGTACGTCAGAATAAACACTGCTTCAATTGTTTAGGGCACCACAAGGTGTCTCAATGTAACTCGAGACATCGCTGCCATACCTGCCAACGAAAGCATCACACCAGCCTATGTACTAATGGACAGCACAGTGACAACACTTCTGAGACATCTGTCCGCTCCACTAACACCGGACAGCCAGCCAACCCAGTACATGGTCAACCTGCTATCCCCACAACCTTTAATTCAACTGACACTGCCTCTCTTTCAGTAACTGTTCCAATGCCACAAAACACTGTTTGTTCTCTCAAAACTGTAATAACAACTGTCAGAAATGGTACAAACTCTACAAAAGCTAATGTGTTATTCGATGAAGGCTCCCAGAGATCATTGATTGCTGAAGAACTTGCTAACACCTTAGCTGTACAGTCCTACCACAAGGAAGACATCACAGTATCATCCTTTGGGGCACAGTGTCAGTTGAATCGTCAGGTAAATGTTGCTGTCATAAATCTAATTACTATGACCGGTCAATCCATACCACTAACTGTGCTTGTAGTACCCCGGATTGCCACACCATTACAGAACACAGTGACATTTAATGTTGCCCACCTCCCACACCTTCATAACCTCCTCCTAGCCCACCCACTCAGTGCAGATAAGGAGTTTGATGTTTCCTTCCTTGTGGGTGGGGACCACTATTGGGACATTGTTGGTGATGCTATTGTACGAGGTGATGGACCAACAGCAGTGGAATCCAAAGTAGGTTACCTACTCTCAGGACCAACTCCAACAACAACTGGTCAATTCCTAATCAGCACTAACAGTGTCATGATGCTGGCTCTTACACAATGTGAGTTCAACCTAGAACGTTTCTGGGACCTAGAATCTGTGGGAGTGACCCCTGTTGACAACTTGAGTGACAATGTGCTAGACCAGTACACATCATCTTGTGTTACTAGAGATCTGGATGGAGCATACATGGCTAGATTCCCTTGGAAACCAGACCATCCTGACATACCAAGTAACTTTACCATAGCTAAACAGAGAACACATCAACTAGTCAAGCGTCTGTCCAAAACCCCTGATCTGCTGAAAATCTATCACCAGATCATCAGTGAACAGGAAGCTAGGGGCTTTATCGAGCATGTTGATGATCAGTCCGGCCCACAACCAGGCGTCCATTACATCCCACATCATGGTGTAGAGAAAGATTCTACAACAACACCACTACGGATTGTCTTTGACTGCAGTTGCCGTCAATCATCTCACAGTCCTTGTCTTAATGATTGTCTACTCATAGGCTCACCATGTGATAATGACTTATATGCTGTTCTTGTCCGTTTCAGATCACACTGCTTTGGAATATCCACGGACATCGAGAAGGCTTTCCTTCACATACGGCTACACCCAGATGACAGGAACTACACCCGGTTTTTCTGGTTGTCCAATCCAACAGACCCTTCAAGTGAGTTCTGTGTGTACCGTTTTAAGGTTGTACCCTTTGGAGTCACCAGCTCGCCGTTCATGCTTAATGCTGTATTACGCTATCACCTTGAGCAGTACAAGTCGATGGTCTCACATGATATGCTTTCCAACCTTTACGTGGACAACATTATAACCGGCTGTGATTCAGAGCAAGTGTCACTGGACTATTACCGACAAGCTAGAGCCATTATGGGTGATGCAAGACTCAACTTGCGTAGCTGGTCCTCTAACAGCACTGAACTCACTGCTGCAGCTGTCAAGGACAACACAGCCGAGAATGCACTGTCAGTCAATGTTTTGGGACTCCGCTGGACTCCTGAGTCAGACAAGCTTTATCTGGCTGCAAAACCATCCATCCTTACTTATAATCATCTTATAACCAAGAGAGAAGTTCTACAAAACCTGTCAAAGATGTTCGACCCATTGGGATTTGTTGCACCTGTAGTTGTACGAACTAAGATGTTAATGCAGAAGCTGTGGCAATGCAAGATCACGTGGGATGAGCGTTTAGATGAGGATTTGCAAGCTCAATGGAGAGATATTGCCAATGACCTTAAGAGCACAGCACGATTTTCTGTAAGTCGGTGTTACTTTGATGCATGTATGACACACCCAGTTGTTCATTGTTTTGCTGATGCAAGCCAACATGCATATGGAGCCGTAGTGTTCCTCACTGAAGGAAATTTAGTGTCATTTGTTACAGCAAAGACCCGTGTAGCACCTCTGAAGGCACTCACGATTCCACGACTAGAACTCATGGCAGCATTGGTGGCCACTCGTTTAACATGTTTTGTGATGAAGGCGGTCCCTGACCTTAACCTGTCAGTTTTTATGTGGTCTGATAGCCAGATAGTGCTCCACTGGCTcaagagccagaagccacttccAACATTCATAAGAAACCGAATCACTGAGATGAATACTTTATTGCCACAGGCCACTTGGAACTATTGTCCTACCGCTGATAACCCAGCTGACCTGCTTTCAAGGGGTACCACCACCGAATCTCTATTGTCCTCGTCCCTGTGGTAA
- the LOC136259360 gene encoding uncharacterized protein, whose protein sequence is MEQTPPVLGIHCVISIDRYSSLNKLLSVSAYVVRFVDNLKVQPQQRQFGPITAYELHKVNLKWVKDIQHTVYWKEVNNLQLLMKQPRSPRVLLVRQLRLFLDTDGMLRCGGRIHNAPVSEVTKFPYLLPPRRSLSKLVIVDIHVRLCHSGTTATLTALRQCYWIPTARQYIKSILRHCVICRKVSGKPYAAPDPPPLLRLRTQDVYPFTFMGADFTGALYVQQGNQEVKVYLCEKGGI, encoded by the coding sequence ATGGAACAGACACCACCAGTTTTAGGCATACACTGTGTTATTTCCATCGACCGATACAGCTCACTTAACAAGTTGTTGTCTGTCAGTGCGTATGTTGTTCGTTTTGTAGACAATCTCAAGGTGCAACCCCAGCAACGACAATTTGGTCCCATCACTGCTTACGAACTTCACAAGGTGAACCTCAAGTGGGTAAAGGATATACAACACACAGTATACTGGAAGGAAGTCAACAATCTACAGCTGTTAATGAAGCAACCCAGAAGCCCCAGGGTGTTACTTGTTAGACAACTCCGACTCTTCCTAGACACAGATGGCATGCTGCGTTGTGGTGGACGCATTCACAATGCTCCAGTAAGTGAAGTGACCAAATTCCCATATTTACTACCACCAAGACGTTCACTATCCAAGTTGGTTATTGTGGACATACACGTCAGACTTTGTCACTCAGGTACCACTGCAACATTGACCGCTCTACGACAGTGTTACTGGATCCCGACTGCACGACAATACATTAAATCAATTCTGCGCCATTGTGTTATCTGTCGCAAGGTATCTGGAAAACCCTATGCTGCTCCAGATCCTCCTCCCCTACTTCGATTACGAACACAGGATGTGTACCCATTCACGTTCATGGGAGCTGATTTCACAGGCGCCCTGTATGTACAGCAAGGCAATCAAGAGGTGAAAGTGTACctgtgtgaaaaaggtgggatataa